The following proteins are encoded in a genomic region of Leptospiraceae bacterium:
- a CDS encoding inorganic pyrophosphatase — MKSDYVLHPWHGISPGKKIPDEVDAFIEMLPTDTVKYEVDKQSGYIRLDRPQKYSNHCPSLYGFIPQTLCGPKVAKFCMDKTGKKDIEGDGDPLDICVLTSSAITHGNILMSVVPIGGMRMIDKNEADDKIIAILKGDSIFGHMQDIHHCPADLINKLKHYFLTYKVMPDQSDPPSVEITGVYGAQEAKQIIQTALSDYKDKFPH, encoded by the coding sequence ATAAAATCCGACTACGTTCTACACCCATGGCACGGGATTTCTCCCGGAAAAAAAATTCCTGATGAAGTCGATGCATTCATTGAAATGCTCCCGACTGATACAGTGAAATATGAAGTGGATAAACAATCTGGCTATATTCGCCTAGATCGACCACAAAAATATTCAAACCACTGTCCTTCTCTGTATGGTTTTATTCCACAAACTCTTTGCGGTCCCAAAGTTGCAAAGTTTTGTATGGATAAAACTGGAAAGAAAGATATTGAAGGTGATGGAGACCCCTTAGATATATGCGTGTTAACCTCAAGTGCGATTACACACGGTAATATTCTGATGAGTGTAGTTCCAATTGGTGGAATGAGGATGATAGATAAAAATGAAGCAGACGACAAAATCATTGCGATACTAAAGGGAGATTCTATTTTTGGTCATATGCAGGATATTCATCATTGTCCAGCAGATTTAATTAACAAATTAAAACATTATTTTTTAACATACAAAGTAATGCCTGATCAAAGTGATCCACCTTCAGTCGAAATTACAGGAGTCTACGGTGCACAAGAAGCCAAACAAATTATTCAAACAGCTCTTTCGGATTATAAGGATAAATTTCCCCATTAG
- a CDS encoding TolC family protein yields the protein MKYLFILTLLLPISLFSQSAKTNYPSKPNPIVSPKEISKESPKEIPVPKNIYSAENYTDIEKKIQNWSLEEIESYAVANNPLYLAEKQNIGMARGDLITASLYRNPVIAYQQQFIPLSVTETVNNSGATLGTNGAGFQAFQQNIPGGAGGHPEFAPSVSWEYDFGIIRNQKIKVATQGFQAQIAQFADFDRLFRLRLRQNYWLHLYITELIDFQKEFYENYKDLLELNKFRADKGDIAVLEYDRLQLERIRIEKDYKDADILRAQIAKELRFLIGIAPSNQILNFKGNLKYFTTEELGLNLNDFNIEDRPDLQALKSRSVQSKLNIDLKKKEGYSSYINFGGEVGLKSNEQYAGIFASVPLKLFDRNQGEILKAEEGYKKSQLEVESKRKQIYSEIRAALREVTAREELLSNYREIKLLDKNKDVQEKYRLAYIRGASNLVTFLEAEKNYLTVLRGYFEQLYLYYNSIEVFRAAIGKLGNVND from the coding sequence ATGAAATATTTATTTATTCTTACACTCCTCTTACCAATCTCACTATTCTCACAATCGGCTAAGACCAATTATCCGTCAAAGCCTAATCCGATTGTGAGTCCAAAGGAAATAAGTAAAGAGTCTCCGAAAGAAATTCCTGTTCCCAAAAATATTTATTCTGCTGAAAATTACACGGATATAGAAAAGAAAATACAAAACTGGAGTCTGGAAGAAATTGAAAGCTATGCGGTAGCGAATAATCCTCTTTATCTCGCAGAGAAGCAAAATATAGGAATGGCTCGTGGAGATTTAATTACCGCTTCCCTTTATAGAAATCCAGTCATCGCATACCAACAACAATTTATTCCATTAAGTGTAACTGAAACTGTAAACAATTCAGGTGCCACTCTAGGAACTAATGGAGCAGGTTTCCAAGCATTTCAGCAAAATATTCCAGGTGGTGCAGGCGGACATCCCGAATTTGCACCTTCTGTTTCTTGGGAATATGATTTCGGAATTATTCGCAATCAAAAAATCAAAGTAGCTACACAAGGCTTTCAAGCACAAATTGCTCAATTTGCTGATTTTGATAGACTCTTTCGATTGCGACTTAGACAAAACTATTGGCTTCATCTTTATATAACAGAGCTAATTGATTTTCAAAAAGAATTCTATGAAAACTACAAAGACCTACTTGAACTAAATAAATTTCGTGCGGATAAGGGTGATATTGCGGTATTAGAGTATGATCGCTTACAACTTGAAAGAATTCGCATCGAAAAAGACTATAAAGACGCAGATATTCTTCGAGCACAAATTGCAAAAGAGCTTCGATTTCTAATTGGAATTGCTCCGAGCAATCAAATTTTAAATTTCAAAGGGAATCTCAAATACTTTACAACCGAAGAACTGGGACTTAACCTAAATGATTTTAACATCGAAGATAGACCTGATTTACAAGCTCTAAAATCAAGATCGGTTCAAAGCAAATTAAACATTGATCTCAAGAAAAAAGAGGGCTATTCCTCCTATATCAATTTTGGTGGAGAAGTCGGATTAAAAAGTAACGAGCAGTATGCTGGAATATTTGCAAGCGTACCTTTGAAATTATTCGACCGTAATCAAGGTGAAATTCTTAAAGCAGAAGAAGGTTACAAAAAAAGCCAATTAGAAGTAGAATCAAAAAGAAAACAAATCTACTCTGAAATCCGTGCCGCATTACGAGAAGTAACCGCTAGAGAGGAGTTACTCTCCAATTACCGCGAAATCAAACTCTTAGATAAAAATAAAGATGTTCAAGAAAAATATAGACTCGCTTACATAAGAGGAGCTTCCAACCTGGTAACATTTTTGGAAGCAGAGAAAAACTATCTTACCGTCCTTCGAGGATATTTCGAACAATTGTATCTTTATTACAATTCTATCGAAGTATTTAGAGCGGCTATTGGCAAATTGGGGAATGTAAATGACTAA
- a CDS encoding efflux RND transporter periplasmic adaptor subunit has product MTKERIIELAKSINKYWYIAILCVLIGGYFVYQKVISKPTKSENAASPKDKRIVISEDILKSHPLSYVKLRERGFYEEIILPGKVSYDLENLANVGSRVTGRITEVFVKEGDQVRQGSRLATISSVELSNAQSNYLKSKVRLEALKIQAQRANELYEKKIISSREFEIANMEYKTVKTEMDTSYNTLEIFGLTKSEIQGLESGSQKQQNLTIRSPIHGTVTNRKAVMEKL; this is encoded by the coding sequence ATGACTAAAGAAAGAATAATCGAATTAGCAAAAAGTATAAATAAATATTGGTATATTGCTATCTTGTGTGTATTGATCGGTGGATATTTTGTATATCAAAAAGTAATTTCAAAACCAACAAAATCGGAAAATGCAGCGAGTCCAAAAGATAAACGCATCGTAATTTCTGAAGATATTCTAAAATCACATCCTCTCTCTTATGTAAAATTAAGAGAACGAGGATTTTATGAAGAAATTATTCTACCGGGAAAAGTTTCTTATGACTTAGAAAATCTTGCTAACGTAGGCTCGAGGGTAACAGGGCGCATAACCGAAGTTTTCGTAAAAGAGGGGGACCAAGTAAGACAGGGAAGCAGACTTGCGACTATTTCTTCTGTTGAGTTAAGCAATGCTCAGTCCAATTACTTAAAATCAAAAGTGAGACTAGAGGCACTCAAGATTCAAGCACAGCGGGCTAATGAGCTTTACGAAAAAAAAATCATTTCCTCTAGAGAATTTGAAATTGCGAACATGGAATATAAAACTGTAAAGACTGAAATGGATACTAGCTATAATACGCTAGAAATTTTTGGTCTCACAAAATCAGAAATTCAAGGACTCGAATCCGGCAGCCAAAAACAACAGAACCTAACAATTCGTAGCCCCATCCATGGAACAGTTACGAATAGAAAAGCTGTAATGGAGAAGCTGTAA
- a CDS encoding efflux RND transporter periplasmic adaptor subunit — protein MADLRRLWILLDVYEKDLYSVKIGAEATVTTLGDRPETVKAYVAHVSEVIDQVKHTAEIRLEVNNAESMLKPGQTISAKVQGLISGSKSRKIMVVPAEAVHKIEGKSIVFSANPDGSFEALEIVTGEAIDDDIEIKSGIPQDKNIVSEGSFVLKSEFLK, from the coding sequence ATTGCCGACTTACGTAGACTCTGGATTTTACTCGATGTCTATGAAAAAGATTTATACTCAGTAAAAATCGGCGCCGAAGCAACAGTAACCACACTGGGCGATAGACCGGAAACAGTGAAAGCATACGTTGCCCATGTAAGTGAAGTAATCGATCAAGTGAAGCATACAGCGGAAATCCGCTTGGAAGTGAATAATGCCGAATCAATGCTAAAACCCGGACAGACCATCAGTGCGAAAGTGCAGGGTCTCATCTCTGGTAGCAAGTCACGCAAAATCATGGTTGTCCCCGCCGAAGCAGTTCATAAGATAGAAGGCAAATCAATCGTATTCTCTGCAAACCCAGATGGATCTTTTGAAGCTTTAGAAATAGTTACGGGAGAAGCAATTGACGATGATATAGAAATTAAGTCCGGTATCCCACAAGATAAAAACATAGTAAGCGAGGGTTCCTTTGTCCTAAAAAGTGAGTTCTTAAAATGA
- a CDS encoding efflux RND transporter permease subunit, with protein sequence MIESLIAFSIKKRFAVIVVTALISLVGLYNAIHLSVDAVPDVTNVQVSVVTPSPGLSPIEVEQFITYPVEIAMTGLPNVEEIRSISRTGVSSVTIVFKDHVNIWFARQLVNERLKDVENDIPPGYGTPGLSPVATGLGDIYEFVLTSDRHSPMELRTYMDWELSKKIKSLPGVIDVNTIGGEVKQYQILIDPRRLAAHNITFSDLLDRLQEVNRNAGGGYVMKGNEQIVIRGEGQFKSIEELANTAINTDKDGIPLLLGNIATVKIGPSIRFGLITKGGQGEVVGGTVMMLIGENSREVVEVIKKRVEELKKDLPEGMKIEPFYDRSEFINRALKTVFINLAEGAILVFVALIISLGTVKGGALVASAIPISMLVAVIFMRQIGVVGNLMSLGALDFGLLVDGPIVMLESVMAGFIAKRSMFPDTIDDAEKRIRSVELIQSSCIRVARAAAFSVAIIMLVYLPLMVLEGVEGRMFRPMAITVALALAAALLFSLTTFPAGVSYLFENPEFHHSHYWDVLEEKYKIFLNFGLSKRKEVILISIGVVVFSLVVGMSLGAEFLPRIDEGELNIDVKRLPSTSINHSRDLNSEIEKVLMSFPEVTSAISKTGRGESAAEPVGTDEGELMVKLKDKKEWTTAKDREELMTIMKDKILSTVPSSYISMSQPIENRVNALLAGSKADIVIKVYGDDLVQLKKIGEDIAEILKEIQGTGDLRVQRVLGLPLLEIKANRAKMSRYGVSANEMLDIVETLRIGRNAGKVFEGLKRFDLVVRLDVDFSEIEFIENIPVMTSFGTTVPLGQIADIKIEEGPASITREALKRRLFVEVNIRGRDLVSYINEAKEKTAKITNDLPEGYYVQWGGQFENFTRAKNRLALVVPIAMVIIFSMLIAAFGSVRYAIGVFMVVPLAVAGGILSLVLRGLPFSIPAGVGFIAVSGIAVLNGVVYASVLREQLEEGIKLSQAVIKASILSLRPIMTTETIAAIGFIPMAISSNAGAEVQRPLATVVIGGVLVATLLSRLLLPIAMEYLLKDVAIEIPVPGVESDGINVAVLEKEENITLKEKTVDLPETHKKSHPKKKEKPTQLDIE encoded by the coding sequence ATGATTGAATCACTGATTGCATTTTCCATAAAAAAAAGATTCGCAGTTATTGTTGTGACTGCCCTTATTTCTCTCGTTGGACTTTACAACGCAATCCATCTTTCTGTTGATGCCGTGCCCGATGTAACTAATGTGCAGGTATCCGTTGTTACCCCTTCTCCCGGTCTATCTCCTATCGAGGTAGAGCAATTCATCACCTATCCTGTAGAGATTGCAATGACAGGTCTTCCGAATGTAGAAGAAATTCGTTCGATCTCGAGAACAGGGGTAAGCAGTGTAACGATTGTATTTAAAGACCATGTAAACATTTGGTTTGCAAGACAGCTTGTAAACGAAAGATTAAAAGATGTAGAAAACGATATTCCTCCTGGCTATGGAACTCCCGGCTTATCACCAGTAGCCACAGGTCTAGGGGATATTTATGAGTTTGTGCTAACATCCGATCGCCATAGTCCAATGGAACTAAGAACCTACATGGACTGGGAATTATCTAAAAAAATTAAGTCTCTACCCGGAGTCATTGATGTAAATACAATTGGTGGAGAAGTAAAGCAATACCAAATTCTAATTGATCCACGAAGACTTGCAGCGCATAATATTACCTTTTCTGATTTACTTGACAGACTTCAAGAAGTAAATCGCAACGCAGGTGGTGGCTATGTAATGAAAGGCAATGAGCAAATAGTCATTCGAGGAGAAGGTCAATTCAAATCCATAGAAGAGCTTGCAAATACTGCAATCAATACGGATAAGGACGGTATTCCCCTACTACTCGGAAATATTGCTACTGTAAAAATTGGTCCATCGATTCGATTTGGACTTATAACTAAAGGCGGTCAAGGGGAAGTAGTTGGTGGAACCGTGATGATGCTAATAGGAGAAAATTCCCGTGAAGTAGTAGAGGTAATTAAAAAAAGAGTAGAAGAATTAAAAAAAGATCTCCCTGAAGGAATGAAAATCGAACCATTCTACGACCGATCTGAATTTATCAATCGAGCTTTAAAAACTGTATTCATCAACTTAGCCGAAGGCGCCATCTTGGTGTTTGTCGCTCTTATCATATCCCTTGGCACAGTTAAGGGAGGTGCGTTAGTCGCCTCAGCCATTCCGATTTCTATGTTAGTAGCAGTCATATTCATGCGGCAAATCGGTGTTGTAGGTAACTTAATGAGTTTGGGAGCACTTGACTTTGGATTATTAGTGGACGGTCCAATTGTAATGTTAGAATCAGTAATGGCAGGGTTTATCGCAAAACGATCTATGTTTCCTGATACGATCGACGATGCAGAAAAAAGAATTCGATCTGTGGAGCTAATTCAGAGTAGCTGCATTCGAGTGGCACGGGCAGCGGCTTTTTCAGTCGCCATTATCATGCTCGTTTATTTACCACTCATGGTATTAGAAGGTGTTGAGGGAAGAATGTTTCGTCCGATGGCGATTACTGTTGCTTTGGCGCTCGCCGCTGCACTTCTTTTTTCTTTAACTACTTTTCCTGCTGGAGTCTCTTATCTATTTGAAAATCCAGAATTTCATCACAGTCATTACTGGGATGTATTAGAAGAGAAATATAAAATCTTTCTAAACTTTGGACTCTCCAAAAGAAAAGAAGTAATTCTAATCTCCATTGGAGTTGTTGTTTTTTCCCTCGTTGTAGGAATGAGTCTAGGTGCAGAATTTTTGCCACGTATTGATGAAGGGGAATTAAATATAGACGTTAAGCGTCTTCCATCCACATCCATCAACCATTCAAGAGACTTGAATAGTGAGATCGAAAAAGTCTTAATGAGTTTTCCAGAAGTTACCAGTGCAATTTCTAAAACAGGAAGAGGAGAATCTGCCGCAGAACCTGTTGGAACCGACGAGGGCGAACTCATGGTTAAACTCAAAGACAAAAAGGAATGGACAACTGCTAAGGACCGAGAAGAACTCATGACCATTATGAAAGATAAAATTCTTTCTACCGTGCCTTCTAGTTATATAAGCATGTCACAACCAATTGAAAATAGGGTGAACGCATTATTAGCCGGTTCCAAAGCAGACATAGTAATAAAAGTATATGGAGATGACCTAGTTCAATTAAAAAAAATTGGGGAGGACATTGCCGAAATTTTAAAAGAAATTCAGGGAACTGGAGATCTTCGAGTCCAACGCGTATTAGGTCTTCCACTTTTAGAAATCAAAGCAAATAGAGCCAAGATGTCAAGATATGGAGTATCGGCTAACGAGATGTTAGACATTGTGGAGACTCTTCGAATTGGTCGCAATGCTGGAAAAGTTTTCGAAGGACTCAAGCGATTTGATTTAGTTGTAAGACTTGATGTGGATTTCAGTGAAATTGAATTTATAGAAAATATTCCTGTCATGACTTCCTTCGGCACAACCGTTCCACTCGGACAAATTGCCGATATAAAAATAGAAGAAGGTCCCGCTTCCATTACACGTGAAGCTCTTAAGAGAAGACTTTTCGTAGAAGTAAATATTCGAGGAAGAGACCTTGTAAGCTATATCAACGAAGCAAAGGAAAAAACGGCAAAGATTACTAACGATTTGCCGGAAGGATACTACGTTCAATGGGGTGGTCAATTCGAAAATTTCACCCGCGCCAAAAACAGATTAGCCCTTGTTGTGCCAATCGCAATGGTAATTATCTTTTCGATGCTCATTGCTGCTTTCGGAAGTGTTCGCTATGCGATCGGTGTATTCATGGTTGTTCCACTTGCCGTAGCAGGCGGAATCTTAAGTTTAGTCTTACGAGGGCTACCATTTAGTATCCCCGCTGGAGTAGGATTCATTGCCGTTAGCGGTATAGCAGTATTAAACGGTGTCGTGTATGCATCGGTTTTAAGAGAACAGTTAGAAGAAGGAATCAAGCTTTCTCAAGCAGTAATCAAAGCTTCGATTCTTTCCCTCCGACCTATTATGACAACCGAAACTATTGCAGCTATTGGTTTTATACCGATGGCTATTTCGTCTAACGCAGGAGCTGAAGTGCAAAGACCATTAGCCACAGTTGTAATCGGAGGTGTTTTAGTTGCAACACTTCTTTCTAGACTACTTCTACCAATTGCTATGGAATATTTACTAAAAGATGTTGCTATTGAAATTCCAGTTCCAGGCGTTGAATCAGATGGAATCAATGTAGCCGTCTTAGAAAAAGAAGAAAATATTACTCTCAAAGAAAAAACAGTCGATCTCCCTGAGACTCATAAAAAATCTCATCCAAAGAAAAAAGAAAAACCAACACAGCTAGACATTGAATAA
- a CDS encoding MlaE family lipid ABC transporter permease subunit, whose protein sequence is MENTTQANYKTFIDGDNLVLEISGILDVTSTPSIWEETNIFIQGSKFKKIIVQASGIHDCEGVGIALLFHYKKIAKNLNIEIEILGLEKKFEDLLDFFTHEHEVKELINYQDNWNAPEKIGYQTVQLWEEMKFIINFIGECSLLLFTSFKNPSKIKWFEVIKIAEYAGVNALPIIVLIGFLLGLIMSFQSAIPMQRFGAEIFVANLVSMSLFRELGPLMTAVIIAGRTASSFAAELGTMKVSEEIDAITTMGLSPLQFLVIPRLIAGIIISPMLTIFFNLAGLIGSAVVMMSFQYPLITFVNQVLSAVKNPDMFGGLFKATVFGAVISAIGCFHGLNTSTGASSVGESTTKAVVNGIISIAVLDGVFSVLFYYLGV, encoded by the coding sequence ATGGAAAATACAACGCAAGCAAATTATAAGACTTTTATAGATGGTGATAACTTGGTGTTGGAGATCAGCGGTATACTTGATGTTACCTCCACACCAAGTATTTGGGAGGAAACAAATATATTTATCCAAGGTAGTAAGTTTAAAAAAATAATAGTTCAAGCTTCTGGCATCCATGACTGTGAAGGCGTTGGAATCGCTCTTTTATTTCATTATAAGAAAATAGCAAAAAATTTAAATATTGAAATTGAAATTCTTGGATTAGAAAAAAAATTTGAAGATTTATTAGACTTTTTTACCCATGAACATGAAGTGAAGGAACTTATAAATTACCAAGATAATTGGAATGCTCCGGAAAAAATTGGATACCAAACTGTTCAGCTCTGGGAAGAAATGAAATTCATCATAAATTTTATCGGTGAATGTTCTTTATTACTCTTTACTTCTTTTAAAAATCCCAGCAAAATTAAATGGTTCGAAGTAATTAAAATAGCAGAATACGCAGGAGTAAACGCTCTACCAATTATTGTGTTAATTGGATTTTTGCTCGGACTCATCATGTCTTTTCAATCCGCGATACCAATGCAAAGATTCGGCGCTGAGATTTTTGTAGCCAATTTGGTTTCCATGTCACTCTTTCGAGAACTAGGTCCTCTTATGACTGCTGTAATCATTGCAGGGCGAACGGCATCCTCGTTTGCCGCTGAATTAGGAACCATGAAAGTCAGTGAAGAAATTGATGCAATTACAACGATGGGACTTAGCCCTTTGCAATTCTTGGTTATACCACGATTAATCGCCGGAATTATTATTAGTCCAATGCTTACAATTTTTTTTAATCTCGCTGGTTTAATTGGAAGCGCCGTAGTGATGATGTCTTTTCAGTATCCTTTGATTACTTTCGTTAATCAAGTGTTATCCGCTGTCAAAAACCCTGATATGTTCGGTGGACTATTTAAAGCAACAGTCTTTGGAGCAGTTATATCGGCTATCGGTTGTTTTCACGGTTTAAACACGAGCACTGGGGCAAGCTCCGTTGGAGAGTCTACAACTAAAGCGGTCGTGAATGGAATTATATCTATAGCAGTATTGGATGGAGTTTTTTCCGTATTATTTTACTACCTAGGAGTGTAA
- a CDS encoding ATP-binding cassette domain-containing protein: MKADINKPIIEVKNFTAVMGGEMIIDNISFEVNSGEIFVILGGSGCGKSTLLKHMIGLIEPAAGDIEIEGENIATASEEIKKKIQNRIGVMYQQGALFGSMSLIENVSLPLQEFTTFSPEAIQLIAHMKLQMVGLDKYARHMPSEISGGMKKRAAIARAMALDPKILFLDEPSAGLDPITSAELDHLIKRLSRNFNITFVVVTHELESIYSIADRVIMLDKRVKKIVATGKPSYLRDNSDNPWVRQFFRREINII; this comes from the coding sequence ATGAAGGCAGACATAAACAAACCAATCATTGAAGTGAAAAATTTTACCGCAGTCATGGGTGGTGAGATGATCATAGATAATATTAGTTTTGAAGTAAACTCTGGAGAAATCTTTGTAATTCTTGGTGGATCAGGTTGCGGGAAGAGCACACTTCTAAAACATATGATTGGACTCATTGAACCTGCCGCCGGTGACATTGAAATTGAAGGTGAAAACATTGCTACTGCTTCCGAAGAAATAAAAAAGAAAATTCAAAATAGAATCGGAGTAATGTATCAGCAAGGAGCACTCTTTGGATCTATGAGTCTAATTGAAAATGTGAGTTTACCACTACAGGAGTTTACAACGTTTAGCCCCGAAGCAATTCAACTCATTGCACATATGAAATTACAAATGGTCGGACTTGATAAATACGCAAGACATATGCCATCTGAAATTAGTGGAGGAATGAAGAAGAGAGCTGCAATCGCAAGAGCAATGGCACTTGATCCGAAAATTCTTTTCTTGGACGAACCTTCTGCCGGTTTAGACCCAATTACCTCAGCTGAGCTAGATCATCTAATCAAACGTCTATCTCGCAACTTTAATATTACTTTTGTTGTAGTGACTCATGAGCTAGAAAGCATATACTCAATTGCCGACAGAGTTATCATGCTAGATAAGCGAGTAAAAAAAATTGTAGCTACAGGCAAACCATCCTATCTAAGGGATAATAGTGATAATCCATGGGTGCGTCAATTTTTCAGAAGAGAAATTAATATAATATAA
- a CDS encoding MCE family protein, which translates to MRQRMNYYKIGLFVISSIFIVSVFIIILGAGNLFQKNLILETYFDESIQGLDVGSIVKFRGVKIGTVKEITFVQDKYKLDADSPSFSQGRYVLVKMAVKNFFNLNSRSEIDTVVKQMVENGLRIKLTSQGLTGTSYLEIDYLNKESNEPLGISWAPNDVYVPSTKSTITKIGASMDEFLKKLDAADIENMAKNLNTLVVTLDESLKAANIGEMSTNGNALLAEIRETNKELKKIVANPKMQDLPTKLNESLTLMSQSMNKLNNMLSNNNKDISVAVENFRIVTEDLREVSNNAKKYPSMLLFGEAPKSSEMGKK; encoded by the coding sequence ATGAGACAAAGAATGAATTATTATAAAATTGGATTATTTGTAATTTCGAGTATATTCATCGTTTCTGTGTTCATCATTATACTTGGAGCAGGGAATCTTTTTCAAAAAAATTTAATTCTAGAAACCTACTTCGATGAATCCATTCAAGGTCTAGATGTAGGCTCGATCGTAAAATTTCGCGGTGTTAAAATTGGCACAGTAAAGGAAATTACATTTGTGCAAGACAAATACAAATTAGACGCTGACAGCCCAAGCTTTTCACAGGGAAGGTATGTGCTTGTAAAAATGGCTGTAAAGAATTTCTTTAATCTAAATTCTAGAAGTGAGATAGATACCGTTGTAAAGCAAATGGTAGAAAATGGACTTCGAATAAAGCTTACCTCACAAGGTCTCACCGGAACTTCTTATCTAGAAATAGATTATTTGAATAAAGAATCTAATGAACCACTCGGAATTAGCTGGGCGCCTAATGATGTGTATGTTCCATCCACTAAGAGCACGATTACAAAGATCGGTGCCTCTATGGACGAGTTTCTAAAAAAATTGGATGCAGCGGATATTGAGAATATGGCGAAAAATTTGAATACATTAGTTGTCACGCTCGATGAATCGTTAAAGGCGGCAAATATAGGCGAGATGTCTACAAATGGAAATGCACTCCTTGCAGAGATTAGAGAAACTAATAAAGAACTTAAAAAAATTGTTGCTAACCCTAAAATGCAAGATCTCCCAACAAAATTAAATGAATCTCTAACACTCATGTCCCAGAGTATGAACAAACTAAACAATATGTTGAGCAATAATAATAAGGATATTTCAGTAGCAGTAGAAAATTTTAGAATCGTAACAGAAGATTTAAGAGAAGTGAGCAACAATGCAAAAAAGTATCCATCCATGTTACTTTTCGGAGAAGCTCCAAAATCTTCGGAGATGGGGAAAAAATGA